A genome region from Gadus chalcogrammus isolate NIFS_2021 chromosome 5, NIFS_Gcha_1.0, whole genome shotgun sequence includes the following:
- the tyro3 gene encoding tyrosine-protein kinase receptor TYRO3 encodes MRLWWWVPVVLLQTQDGVCRAGSGVVFTRHPANQTVSQGNSVRLGCAVEGISEADISWRKDGVKVHSNDQMHLTLGDLHWETYYSVKSVQQQDAGVYWCEVDFHSITYTSQPAWVTVEGVPHFLQDPQDVSTLPGVPFDLRCSAVGPPEPVEVVWWVGGAAAGGPSPSPSVLHVPGVNSSINFYCEAHNAKGITVSRTGTVYIKVLPSPPVELSVLRMEENNVTLSWKPGFTGHSELSTCTVQVSAPAGLGGGVSELEVAVPPCLLHLHHLTFYSNYSARVACTNQLGRSPFSPWLGFQTPQTEPSAAPGNLTFDLREQELRLGWAGLAEAELRGQLLAYKLQWSLGGEGQEALLFKENTARLSGAGRFFNSSFQVSACTVIGCGPWSRPITVLPAAAVPAPPLRSHLWVGVSLAALLVSMVGLFLMVLLQRRDKETQFGSVFKDPGPDSVSFLAARSFNRQGPDLPDSTLDSLGINEDLKTKLQDVLIQERLLTFGHLLGKGEFGSVREALLKTGDSVQKVAVKVLKSDVDSSSDIEQCLKEAAYMKDFTHPNVIQLIGVSLQRRAGQRLPVPMVILPFMKHGDLHTFLLLSRLGEEPYELCVQTLLGFLVDVARGMDYLSTKNILHRDLAARNCMLNEDMTVCVADFGLSKKIYSGDYYRQGSASKLPVKWIALESLADNVYTSQSDVWAFGVTMWEVLTRGQTPYPGVENSEVYEYLIKGERLKQPPDCRDDIYELMHSCWSPVPKCRPSFQRLVEQLEGLGAAASPPPPRPPQLYVNLEGEPGPGSEWLMASSAAMAIGGDCRYIMGPCGEEEGGRGPPRDLRDEEDDAVIHV; translated from the exons ATGAGGCTGTGGTGGTGGGTCCCCGTCGTCCTCCTCCAGACCCAGGACGGGGTCTGCC GGGCGGGCTCAGGGGTGGTGTTCACCAGGCACCCCGCCAACCAGACGGTGAGCCAGGGGAACTCGGTCCGCCTGGGCTGTGCCGTGGAGGGGATCAGCGAGGCCGACATCTCCTGGAGGAAGGATGGAGTCAAGGTCCACAGCAATGACCAGATGCACCTCACACTGGGAGACCTGCACTGGGAGACCTACTACAG TGTGAAGTCGGTCCAGCAGCAGGACGCGGGGGTGTACTGGTGTGAGGTGGACTTCCACAGCATCACCTACACCTCCCAGCCAGCCTGGGTCACGGTGGAAG GGGTCCCCCACTTCCTCCAGGACCCCCAGGATGTGTCGACCCTGCCCGGCGTGCCCTTTGACCTCCGCTGCTCGGCCGTGGGCCCCCCCGagccggtggaggtggtgtggtgggtggggggggccgCAGCCGggggaccctccccctctccctccgtcctccATGTCCCAG gGGTGAACTCCAGCATTAACTTTTACTGTGAAGCCCACAATGCAAAAGGGATCACGGTGTCTCGGACAGGAACGGTCTACATTAAAG tgctcccctccccccctgtggAACTGTCGGTGTTGAGGATGGAGGAGAACAACGTCACGTTGTCATGGAAACCGGGATTCACCGGTCACTCTGAGCTCTCCACCTGTACCGTCCAA GTGTCGGCTCCGGCGGGGCTGGGCGGAGGGGTGTCTGAGCTGGAGGTCGCTGTGCCTCcttgcctcctccacctccaccacctcacctTCTACTCCAACTACAGCGCCCGGGTGGCCTGCACCAACCAGCTGGGGcgctcccccttctccccctggtTGGGCTTCCAGACACCACAGACAG AGCCATCGGCCGCGCCCGGgaacctgacctttgacctcagggaGCAGGAGCTGCGGCTGGGCTGGGCGGGGCTGGCGGAGGCGGAGCTCCGAGGCCAGCTGTTGGCCTACAAGCTGCAGTGGAGCCTTGGGGGCGAGGGGCAG GAAGCTCTGCTGTTTAAGGAGAACACTGCTCGTCTGTCGGGGGCGGGACGTTTCTTTAACTCCTCCTTCCAGGTCTCAGCCtgcactgtgattggctgtgggcCTTGGAGCCGACCAATAACTGTGCTCCCTGCTGCTG cggtgcCAGCCCCCCCACTGCGGAGCCACCTCTGGGTGGGGGTCTCTCTGGCTGCTCTGCTGGTCTCCATGGTGGGTCTGTTCCTCATGGTCCTCCTGCAACGACGGGACAAGGAGACGCAGTTTGG gtCTGTGTTTAAGGACCCGGGACCGGACAGCGTTTCCTTCTTAGCAGCGAGGTCCTTCAACAGACAAGGCCCGGACCTACCGGACAGCACTC tggacagTCTGGGGATCAACGAAGACCTGAAGACAAAACTCCAGGATGTATTGATCCAGGAGCGACTCTTGACCTTTGGTCACCTGCTGGGGAAAG gggagtTTGGCTCGGTGAGGGAGGCGTTACTGAAGACGGGCGACTCGGTCCAGAAGGTGGCCGTCAAGGTGCTAAAGT CTGACGTGGACTCCTCCTCTGACATCGAGCAGTGTCTGAAGGAAGCCGCTTACATGAAGGACTTCACCCACCCCAACGTCATCCAGCTGATag GCGTGAGCCTCCAGCGGCGGGCGGGCCAGCGGCTGCCCGTTCCCATGGTGATCCTGCCCTTCATGAAGCACGGGGACCTGCACACATTCCTGCTGCTGTCacggctgggggaggagccttac gaGCTGTGTGTCCAGACCCTGCTGGGCTTCCTGGTCGACGTCGCCCGGGGGATGGACTACCTCAGCACCAAGAACATCCTCCACAGGGACCTGGCCGCGCGCAACTGCAT gctgAATGAAGACATGACGGTGTGTGTGGCGGACTTCGGCCTCTCTAAGAAGATCTACAGCGGGGACTACTACCGCCAGGGCTCCGCCTCCAAGCTGCCCGTCAAGTGGATCGCCCTGGAGAGCCTCGCTGACAACGTGTACACCAGTCAGAGCGACGTG tgggcGTTTGGGGTGACCATGTGGGAGGTGCTGACCCGCGGCCAGACTCCCTACCCTGGGGTGGAGAACTCTGAGGTCTACGAGTACCTCATCAAAGGAGAGAGGCTCAAACAGCCTCCGGACTGTCGAGACGACAT ctacgAGTTGATGCACAGCTGCTGGAGCCCCGTCCCCAAGTGCCGGCCCAGCTTCCAGAGGCTAGTGGAGCagctggaggggctgggggccgcggcctccccgccccccccgagACCACCCCAGCTCTACGTCAACCTGGAGGGGGAGCCGGGGCCGGGGTCCGAGTGGCTGATGGCCAGCAGCGCTGCCATGGCGATCGGAGGAGACTGCCGCTACATCATGGGTccgtgtggggaggaggaggggggccgaGGCCCCCCGCGGGACCTCCGGGACGAAGAGGATGACGCCGTCATTCATGTCTGA